The Euphorbia lathyris chromosome 3, ddEupLath1.1, whole genome shotgun sequence genome contains a region encoding:
- the LOC136223338 gene encoding transcription elongation factor SPT6 homolog isoform X2 produces the protein MNRRKKKLYDEGVSGVKKNANAEDVDVDHGDEDEDDDDSLDEFESDGFIVSDNEEEEDQDGKNKWKRKKKYSNLFEDFVLDDDDLELLQENKNSGIGQSSNDGYAKFKRLKKTDTSSRSKANSDISDDDELLCDDGSKDGEVMSDAEEDEMADFIVYDEIGHEAEVQTRQLKQGSKRVTVASSSVPEEASNMFGNMAEILNSHVVKVVQSDDINGYELDKYATERNDRMNKSDVPERMQMSEEIAGPAPVDEKSREEESSWILNQLSSNTCLLSSIKDTDLVKRISKEDIMTFLKLRHVEKYDIPFIAMYRKERCRSLLEDQEDGLESENDNQGGVKLRLKWHKVLWAIDELDKKYLLIQKRKNALQIYYNRRYEDERCNVDDVAKLSSLEQQFDRMIKSLKSAETERDIDDVDAKFNMYFPPSAEGKIRKSKQSSRIFEYSNCSEAGLSKLAGKFGYSAEQFGSLLTLGKPGLDSWEAPTESPETIALNFLSPTFGTPEAALKGARLMAAIEISSEPCVRKHFSRIFMEKALVSTCPTPEGDRAIDSFHLFYGVKWLSDKPVDKFEEVQWLLIQKAEEEKLLQVTINIPEIALNKLITDSHEFLVPSSDGVSAQLWNEQRKLIMQDVFLNFLLPSFEKETRDLLAARAKNWLLEEYRKQLWKRASVAPYQQNENPSDQEKVAAPRIMACCWGPGKPPITFVMLGPSGQLVDVLETGSLGLRSQNVIDQQRKKYDQQRVLKFISNHKPSVIVLGALNISCTWLKDDMDELIRNINEDPGEVDKTIGNVSIVYGDLSLPEIYETSEVSSCQLPGQQGIVRRAVALGRYLQNPLAMIATLCSPQKEIVTWKLSSLDHFLTPDEKYGMIERVLLDITNQVGIDVDFAQSHDWLLAPLQFVSGLGPQKAAFIQRELLGGKTFNSRYDMASCGLMGKKIFYNAVGFLRVHSNYLLSASSELALFDDTRVHPESYVLAEKFVKAVVNDDSQEQPLLSVKDNPELLDNFNVDDYAEKYEIEHGESKRETLHAIKDELLHGFLDPRIPYENLTQDELFILISGKNEDAFAEGRIIQVTVRRVLSQRAFCGLDSGLTGVIAKEDYLDGGDDFSLPEKLHEGDLLTCKIKYLDKTKYQVFLTCKESELRGCRNQNPSELDQYYSESKKSLLVQQNEAQKDELAKKHFKQRNINHPHFKNITSGQAMEFLSDKDVGESIFHPSSRGPSYLTLTLKVYDGLFVHKDIIEGEKDCTTITSLLHIGKSLKIGDSIFNDLDEVLDRFVNPLVSHLKAMISFRKFKKGSKAEIDGLLKAEKAEYPMRIPYCFGLSYEHPGTFILSYIRTNLHHEYVGVYPEGFKYRKQIFAMVEQVVAYFQKHIDDPIPKRNLSSSSTEGSNDGGWQSQFGSGGGEGHPSGLPRPNGDRGRGRGRGRRGRGRRDDSDNNGNDYSQKDDFSGGWSGGGSGNSDDFSSGGRGRGNRGGRGGRRGRGRFNSDSDSGYNTSNWGSNDNDNDKGEDDNRMNTSSGGGNWGAGASGSWGGNNSNGNSSGGNAGGGWSSSFGSESKGILGSGPASPPGDSKKNWGSEDSGGGGSGWGGGGKKNKGSEDSDGGGSGWGGGDKKNWGNEDSGGGGGSGWGGGGKKNKGSEDSDGGGSGWGGGDKKNWGNEDSGGGGGSGWGGGGKKNLGSEDSGGGSGWGGGGKKNWGSEGTGGGGGESGWGGGGKKNWGSEDTGGGKKNWGSEDSGGGGSGWGGGGKKNWGSEGSGGGGWGGGDKNEDRSATAGEWGGRERGRGRDNQGGRNGRGRQGYGGRQGSEGTGGESGWGGGGKKNWGSEDTGGGGESTWGGGKKNWGSEDSGGGGSGWGGGGKKNWGSEDTGGGGESTWGGGKKNWGSEDSGGGKKNWGSEDSGGGESTWGGGKKNWGSEDSGGGKKNWGSEDSGGGGSGWSGGGKKNWGSEDSGGGGSGWGGGGKKNWGSEDSGGGGWGGGDKNEDRSNTAGEWSGRGRGRGRQGYGGRRGRGRGFNSGSDSGDNNSSWGGNNSGGNSWGGDASGGGGSNSSGKKGGWGSEDNGGQTGWGGGGSSNSGKKDWGSKDSGGQSGWGGGGNSNSEKKDGWGSGASGGGSTSEKKVGWGSEASGGGGQSGWGGGGNSNSEKKDGWGSGASGGGSTFEKKDGWGSGASGGGGDSNSGKKDGWGSGAGGGGGDSNSGKKDGWGSEGSGGGQSGWGGGGNSNSGKKDGW, from the exons ATGAATCGCAGAAAGAAGAAGCTCTACGATGAGG GCGTGTCTGGAGTGAAGAAAAACGCAAATGCAGAGGATGTTGATGTTGAccatggagatgaagacgaagaCGATG ATGATAGCTTGGACGAATTTGAAAGTGATGGGTTTATTGTCAGCGAtaatgaggaggaagaggatCAAGATGGGAAAAACAAATggaaaaggaagaaaaagtaCAG TAATCTATTCGAGGATTTTGttcttgatgatgatgatttggAGTTGCTCCAAGAAAACAAAAATTCAGGCATAGGCCAGAGCAGTAATGAT GGATATGCAAAGTTCAAACGGCTAAAGAAAACGGATACTAGCAGTAGGAGCAAAGCCAACTCAGACATTTCGGATGATGATG aaTTGTTATGTGATGATGGCTCTAAAGATGGAGAAGTCATGTCTGATGCTGAGGAGGATGAAATGGCTGATTTTATTGTTTATGATGAAATTGGACATGAGGCTGAAGTTCAAACAAG GCAACTTAAGCAGGGATCAAAGAGAGTAACGGTTGCTTCTTCATCTGTCCCAGAGGAAGCTAGCAACATGTTTGGTAACATGGCTGAAATTCTAAACAGTCATGTAGTTAAGGTTGTCCAGTCGGATGACATTAATGGGTACGAGTTAGATAAGTATGCAACTGAGAGGAATGACCGGATGAACAAGAGTGATGTCCCAGAGAGGATGCAG ATGTCCGAGGAAATTGCTGGGCCTGCACCAGTTGATGAAAAGAGCAGGGAAGAAGAAAGCTCCTGGATTCTTAATCAGCTTTCATCGAACACATGTTTGTTAAGTTCAATTAAAGACACAGATCTAGTAAAGAGAATTAGCAAGGAAGATATCATGACATTTTTGAAGTTGCGTCATGTGGAGAAGTATGAT ATACCATTTATTGCAATGTATCGAAAAGAGAGGTGTCGCAGTCTATTGGAAGATCAGGAGGATGGCCTGGAAAGTGAAAATGATAATCAGGGTGGAGTAAAGCTGAGATTGAAGTGGCACAAG GTTCTCTGGGCCATTGATGAACTAGACAAAAAGTATTTGCTCATTCAGAAGCGCAAGAATGCCCTCCAGATATATTACAACAGGCGGTACGAAGATGAACGTTGCAATGTTGATGATGTTGCAAAGCTATCTTCACTTGAGCAGCAGTTTGATAGAATGATCAAGTCTCTTAAGTCTGCTGAAACAGAGAGAGATATTGATGATGTGGATGCTAAGTTTAACATGTATTTTCCTCCATCTGCGGAGGGCAAGATAAGAAAATCAAAGCAGTCTAGTAGGATATTTGAATACAGTAACTGCAGTGAGGCTGGCTTATCGAAGCTTGCAGGGAAATTTGGATATAGTGCTGAGCAATTTGGATCGCTTCTTACTCTAGGCAAACCG GGACTGGACTCGTGGGAAGCTCCTACTGAATCTCCAGAGACTATAGCTTTAAATTTTCTATCTCCAACATTTGGAACTCCAGAAGCAGCACTTAAAGGTGCTCGGCTCATG GCTGCAATAGAGATCAGTAGTGAGCCTTGTGTCAGAAAACATTTCAGTAGAATTTTTATGGAAAAAGCCTTGGTCTCCACATGCCCAACTCCTGAAGGAGACAGAGCAATAgattcttttcatctcttttaTGGGGTTAAATGGCTGTCGGACAAGCCTGTTGATAAATTTGAGGAAGTGCAATGGCTTCTCATTCAGAAAGCTGAGGAGGAGAAACTCCTCCAGGTCACCATAAATATACCAGAAATAGCTCTGAATAAGTTAATCACTGACTCACATGAATTTCTTGTTCCAAGTAGTGACGGGGTTTCTGCTCAACTGTGGAATGAACAGAGAAAACTAATAATGCAGGATGTGTTTTtgaattttcttcttccttcattcGAGAAAGAAACTCGAGACTTGTTGGCTGCCAGAGCAAAGAACTGGTTGCTTGAGGAATATCGGAAGCAGTTGTGGAAAAGAGCTTCTGTTGCACCTTATCAGCAGAACGAAAATCCCTCTGACCAGGAGAAAGTTGCTGCACCAAGGATTATGGCTTGCTGTTGGGGTCCTGGAAAGCCGCCAATTACATTTGTAATGTTGGGTCCTTCAGGACAGTTGGTTGATGTGTTGGAAACTGGGTCCCTTGGCCTGCGTTCACAAAATGTTATTGATCAACAAAGAAAGAAATATGACCAGCAACGTGTCCTTAAATTCATAAGCAATCATAAGCCAAGTGTAATTGTTCTTGGCGCTCTTAACATATCTTGCACTTGGTTAAAGgatgatatggatgag CTTATTCGTAACATAAATGAAGATCCTGGGGAAGTTGATAAAACAATAGGCAACGTCAGCATTGTTTATGGGGATCTATCATTGCCTGAGATTTATGAAACCTCAGAGGTTTCATCATGCCAATTACCTGGACAACAAG GCATTGTCAGACGAGCTGTGGCTCTTGGCCGTTACCTCCAAAATCCTTTGGCTATGATTGCAACACTATGTAGTCCTCAGAAAGAGATTGTTACTTGGAAGCTTAGTTCCTTGGATCATTTTCTGACCCCTGATGAGAAGTATGGGATGATTGAACGGGTATTGCTTGATATAACCAACCAGGTAGGAATTGATGTAGATTTCGCTCAGAGCCATGACTGGCTTTTAGCTCCTCTCCAGTTTGTCTCTGGGCTTGGTCCCCAGAAGGCTGCCTTTATTCAGAGGGAGCTGCTTGGGGGTAAAACGTTCAATAGTCGTTATGATATGGCAAGCTGTGGATTGATGGGAAAGAAGATTTTCTATAATGCAGTGGGCTTTTTAAGAGTGCATAGTAATTACCTGCTTTCTGCTTCCAGTGAGCTTGCATTATTTGATGATACAAGAGTTCACCCCGAGTCATATGTTCTTGCAGAAAAATTTGTTAAGGCTGTAGTTAATGACGATTCTCAGGAACAGCCTCTATTGTCTGTTAAAGACAACCCTGAGCTGCTGGACAACTTCAATGTTGATGATTATGCAGAAAAATACGAAATAGAGCATGGGGAAAGCAAACGAGAGACTCTTCATGCTATAAAAGATGAACTGCTTCACGGATTTCTTGATCCTCGCATTCCTTATGAAAATCTGACACAGGATGAGCTTTTCATTCTGATATCAGGCAAGAATGAGGATGCATTTGCAGAAGGAAGAATCATTCAGGTTACTGTTCGACGAGTTCTATCACAGCGAGCATTCTGTGGTCTTGACTCTGGATTGACGGGTGTCATAGCGAAGGAGGATTATTTGGATGGAGGGGATGACTTTTCTTTGCCAGAAAAGCTACATGAAGGTGATTTGCTTACTTGCAAGATAAAATATCTTGACAAGACTAAATACCAAGTGTTCTTAACCTGTAAAGAAAGTGAGCTTAGGGGTTGCAGAAACCAGAATCCAAGTGAGCTTGATCAGTATTATTCTGAAAGCAAGAAAAGTTTGTTAGTACAGCAAAATGAAGCCCAGAAGGATGAGCTTGCAAAGAAACATTTCAAGCAGAGGAATATTAATCATCCGCACTTCAAAAATATAACAAGTGGCCAGGCAATGGAG TTCCTTTCTGACAAGGATGTTGGTGAAAGTATTTTCCATCCAAGTTCAAGGGGCCCTAGTTATCTTACACTAACACTGAAAGTCTATGATGGACTCTTTGTTCACAAAGACATAATTGAAGGAGAGAAAGACTGCACAACCATCACAAGTTTGCTCCATATAGGGAAGTCGTTGAAGATAGGGGATTCCATTTTTAATGATCTAGATGAG GTTTTGGACCGGTTTGTGAACCCATTGGTGAGCCACCTGAAAGCAATGATAAGCTTCCGAAAGTTCAAGAAGGGTTCAAAAGCAGAGATTGACGGACTGTTAAAAGCTGAGAAAGCTGAATACCCAATGAGGATTCCTTACTGTTTTGGTCTTTCTTATGAGCATCCTGGTACCTTCATCTTGTCTTATATAAGAACAAACCTTCACCATGAGTATGTTGGTGTATATCCTGAAGGATTCAAATATAGGAAGCAGATATTTGCAATGGTTGAACAGGTTGTGGCATATTTCCAAAAACACATTGATGATCCAATACCAAAACGTAATCTTTCATCTTCTTCCACCGAAGGATCCAATGATGGTGGTTGGCAAAGCCAGTTTGGTTCAG GTGGAGGAGAAGGTCATCCAAGTGGATTGCCTAGGCCAAATGGTGACCGAGGACGCGGCCGTGGCCGTGGCCGTCGTGGACGTGGCCGTCGAGATGATTCCGATAACAACGGAAATGATTATTCCCAAAAGGATGATTTTTCGGGTGGATGGAGTGGTGGTGGAAGTGGTAATTCTGATGATTTTAGCTCTGGTGGTAGAGGCAGGGGCAATCGAGGTGGGCGAGGAGGAAGGCGGGGGCGGGGGCGGTTTAATAGTGACAGTGACTCAGGTTATAATACCTCCAACTGGGGCTCAAATGATAATGATAATGATAAAGGCGAAGACGATAATAGGATGAACACTTCTTCCGGTGGTGGAAATTGGGGTGCTGGCGCCAGCGGCAGCTGGGGTGGCAACAATTCAAATGGGAATTCTTCAGGTGGGAATGCTGGCGGTGGCTGGAGCAGCAGCTTTGGTAGTGAATCAAAAGGTATTCTTGGAAGTGGTCCTGCTTCACCTCCAGGTGATAGCAAGAAAAATTGGGGAAGTGAAGACAGTGGTGGAGGCGGAAGCGGATGGGGCGGTGGTGGCAAGAAAAATAAGGGAAGTGAAGACAGTGATGGAGGTGGAAGCGGATGGGGTGGTGGTGACAAGAAAAATTGGGGAAATGAAGATAGTGGTGGAGGTGGAGGAAGCGGATGGGGCGGTGGTGGCAAGAAAAATAAGGGAAGTGAAGACAGTGATGGAGGTGGAAGTGGATGGGGTGGTGGTGACAAGAAAAATTGGGGAAATGAAGATAGTGGTGGAGGTGGAGGAAGCGGATGGGGTGGAGGTGGCAAGAAAAATTTGGGAAGTGAAGACAGTGGTGGAGGAAGCGGATGGGGTGGTGGTGGCAAGAAAAATTGGGGAAGTGAAGGCACTGGTGGAGGTGGTGGAGAAAGCGGATGGGGTGGTGGTGGCAAGAAAAATTGGGGAAGTGAAGACACTGGTGGTGGCAAGAAAAATTGGGGAAGTGAAGATAGTGGTGGAGGCGGAAGTGGATGGGGTGGTGGTGGCAAGAAAAATTGGGGAAGTGAAGGCAGTGGTGGAGGCGGATGGGGTGGTGGTGACAAAAATGAAGACAGAAGTGCTACAGCTGGTGAATGGGGTGGCAGGGAAAGGGGAAGGGGAAGGGATAATCAAGGTGGAAGAAATGGCCGTGGGAGGCAAGGGTATGGAGGAAGGCAGGGAAGTGAAGGCACTGGTGGAGAAAGTGGATGGGGTGGTGGTGGCAAGAAAAATTGGGGAAGTGAAGACACTGGCGGTGGTGGAGAAAGCACATGGGGTGGAGGCAAGAAAAATTGGGGAAGTGAAGATAGTGGTGGAGGCGGAAGTGGATGGGGTGGTGGTGGCAAGAAAAATTGGGGAAGTGAAGACACTGGCGGTGGTGGAGAAAGCACATGGGGTGGAGGCAAGAAAAATTGGGGAAGTGAAGACAGTGGTGGTGGCAAGAAAAATTGGGGAAGTGAAGATAGTGGTGGTGGAGAAAGCACATGGGGTGGAGGCAAGAAAAATTGGGGAAGTGAAGACAGTGGTGGTGGCAAGAAAAATTGGGGAAGTGAAGATAGTGGTGGAGGTGGAAGTGGATGGAGTGGTGGTGGCAAGAAAAATTGGGGAAGTGAAGATAGTGGTGGAGGCGGAAGTGGATGGGGTGGTGGTGGCAAGAAAAATTGGGGAAGTGAAGACAGTGGTGGAGGCGGATGGGGTGGTGGTGACAAAAATGAAGACAGAAGTAATACAGCTGGTGAATGGAGTGGCAGGGGAAGGGGCCGTGGGAGGCAAGGGTATGGAGGAAGGCGGGGACGTGGGCGTGGGTTCAACAGTGGCAGTGATTCAGGTGATAATAACTCCAGCTGGGGTGGCAACAATTCAGGTGGAAATTCTTGGGGCGGTGATGCCAGTGGTGGCGGAGGCAGCAATAGCTCTGGGAAGAAAGGTGGTTGGGGAAGTGAAGACAATGGAGGCCAAACTGGTTGGGGTGGGGGTGGCAGCAGTAACTCCGGGAAGAAAGATTGGGGAAGTAAAGACAGTGGCGGCCAAAGTGGATGGGGTGGGGGTGGCAACAGTAACTCCGAGAAGAAAGATGGTTGGGGAAGTGGAGCCAGTGGTGGTGGAAGCACTTCTGAGAAGAAAGTTGGTTGGGGAAGTGAAGCCAGTGGTGGCGGTGGTCAAAGTGGTTGGGGTGGGGGTGGCAACAGTAACTCCGAGAAGAAAGATGGTTGGGGAAGTGGAGCCAGTGGTGGTGGAAGCACCTTTGAGAAGAAAGATGGTTGGGGAAGTGGAGCCAGTGGTGGCGGTGGCGACAGTAACTCCGGGAAGAAAGATGGTTGGGGAAGTGGAGCTGGTGGTGGTGGCGGCGACAGTAACTCTGGGAAGAAAGATGGTTGGGGAAGTGAAGGAAGTGGTGGCGGCCAAAGTGGATGGGGTGGGGGTGGAAACAGTAACTCCGGGAAGAAAGATGGGTGGTGA